The sequence TCTAATTTTTCATCTAAAAAGTTAACAATATCAAAGATAAAATGGAATATATTATAGTTGAAATTATATCGAATTTTTCTTATTAACGCATAGGTGATAATTGGCGGTTGATATGGTTGAAACGATAATTGATAATTTAAAACCTCAATAATATGATTCGATAGATCTGCTTTATTTTGTGATAATTTTTGTAACAATTGCATCTCTAGACTCTTGGGAGTTAAAATATTAACAATGGTTTTATTTTGTATAATATAAAAACCTTTGCGGACACAAGATTTCAGTATGGATTGAATTTTCAAATATGAGTGTGATTCTCTTGTTCTCATCTTAGGTAATCTCATATCTCTCAACTCTTTTCTAGGCACATTGACAATTAATTGATGAGAATTATCAATATCGAAGATTCAATATCGAAGATAAAATAGAATGCATCATCAAGCAAATTATATTCAATTTTAATTTGATTTATTTCAATGATAATATCGTTTAATAGATCTTGTTTATATTGCACTAATTGTGTCTCTAAATCCTTAGGATCTATGAAACAACAGCTAGAACCTGTATATTCCTTGCTTGCATAAGATAAAGCATTGCTGATAATTTTTTCACCGACTATCTTACCACTTTTTAAATTCTCAGCGATTTCATTGATCTTAAAGTTTTGTGCAGAGCTTTGCTTATATGTCTCATTCTTTTCTTTTTGCTGATCTCTTTCTTCAATCACTCGTGCCTTTAGTTTATTTATTGTTTCACTTGGTAGGGTTTCAGAATAGTCAAGCAAAAATGTCTCACGAAACCGCTTATAGTGCGACTTAATATCTTCCATGTGTTTTTCAAAAGTTGAGTTTATGCGAAAATCACTACCTGAATATTTATTGTCTACAAAACAATCATTATGAGGATACAATGTTATGGAGATACGATCATTTATTATTTTTTTATTTTTTATTAAAAAATCTTTATAATCTTCAATTGGATTCTCATCTAATACAAAAGAATAAAACTCATTCCTCAACTCCAAAAGAGAATCCCAAAAAGTCTTGGGGTTTGAAATTCCAATTTTAACTTTTGTAGATCCGAATTCTTTCCCAAAAAAATGCGTTCTTGTTCTTAGGAATTTTATCTCTTTTGTGTCGGTGTTTTGCGTGTCTTGCTTGTTTTCGCAATAACAAATCGCTGTTGGATTACAATGTGTTGTGGCTAACACCAACAAGTAGTTTTTTAAATTGAATGTCGTGCTTGGCTCGTTTTCATATACAAAAAACAAGCTTTCGCTAGGTCCAATAATAATCTCAACAAACCCTATAAATTCACACTTATTTATTAAGAAAGATCTTATCTGATCTTGCTTTGTTGGTTCAGAAGAAAGGTAGCCACTCCTCATCACATTTTTAAAATGCGATAGAATTAGTCCAATGAAAGCGATAACCCCAAAAGGCGAGCGATTATTGATTTTTTCTTCCATCCATTCAGAGTTATTGTTGTTGTGATCAAATCTTATTGCTATAATTATTCCTTAAAATCTATTTTAGTTATGAAAACTGCACTTTTCAAACTTTTAAGTCAAACCATTATACTATGCTATGCCACTAACTACAATATCAAATTCCAAACAAGATTAAAATCCCCCTTTAAAAATTCTTTTACCCCTTTGATTTGACAAAGCGAGCAATGCGTTCAATCCCCTTTTCAATCTGTTCTTCTGAACATGCAAAAGACAAACGAACATAACCTTCCAATCCAAAAGCCTTTCCAGGCACTAACGCTACGCCTTCCTTTTCTAACAACTCATGGCAAAATCGCATCGAATCCCCCCCACAAAGGCTACCAATATGGATAAACAGATAAAACGCCCCATCAGGTTTTAAAGCACTCAGTCCTTCAATCGCATTGATTTTTACATGGGCTAAATTACAGCGCTTCTCAAAAGCCTGACGCATCGTTTCAATTTCTTTATCCACCAACCCCTCAAGCGCCACAATAGAAGCCATTTGCGTGATAGAATTGATATTGGAAGTGCATTGGCTTTGCAAGTTGTTCATCAATTTGACTAATTTTTTATCCTTGCTCGCCGCATAGCCCATACGCCAACCCGTCATCGCCACTGACTTACTCAAGCCATTAATGGTAACGGTGCGTTTTTTCATCTCTTCACTCACCGCCGCACAAGAAACAAACTCCCCCTTATAAACAAGCTTTTCATAAATTTCATCGCTAAGCACCCAAATTGGAGTGTCTTTTAAAACTTCGCCCAAAGCCTCTAATTCCGCCTTGCTATAAAGCATGCCGGTAGGGTTTGATGGGGTGGTGAGAATGAGCACTTTCGTTTTGGGGCTTAAGGCGTCTTTAAGTTGCTTGGGAGTGATTTTAAAATGGCTTTTTTCATCGGTTTGAATGAATTGACTCACCCCTCCGCTGTATTTCACAAGCTCAGGGTAAGTTACCCAAAAAGGCACAGGGATAACCACCTCATCGCCCTCCCCTATTAAGGCTTGAATCGCATTGAACAGGCTTTGCTTAGCGCCATTACTCACCAGAATTTCACTCGGCTCATAATCCAAGTTGTTTTCTTTTTTTAATTTAAAAGCGATCGCTTTTAACAATTCAGGGATCCCAGCCACTGGAGTGTATTTTGTAAAGCCGTCATTTAGGGCTTTTATAGCCGCATCTTTAATCGCTTGCGGGGTGTCAAAATCAGGCTCGCCCGCTGAAAAACTTAAAATATCTTTTCCTTGCGATTTCAATTCTTTAGCGAGTGTGCTGATAGCGATCGTTTTGGATTCTGAAAGGGATTGGATTTTAGAGGAATATAACATGCTTAATCCTTGTTAAATTTTTGAACTATCATAACATGATCAAAAAGATTTTAATTCTAATTTTCAAAAAACTTTAAAAAATGTTTCAAAAGAAAGCGGTGGCTTATGCAAGAAAACTCTAATTGAAAATCCAATTAGAGAAAAACAAGCGTTTTAAATCAGAAATTGTAACGATACCCTACATAAAG is a genomic window of Helicobacter pylori oki112 containing:
- a CDS encoding pyridoxal phosphate-dependent aminotransferase, producing MLYSSKIQSLSESKTIAISTLAKELKSQGKDILSFSAGEPDFDTPQAIKDAAIKALNDGFTKYTPVAGIPELLKAIAFKLKKENNLDYEPSEILVSNGAKQSLFNAIQALIGEGDEVVIPVPFWVTYPELVKYSGGVSQFIQTDEKSHFKITPKQLKDALSPKTKVLILTTPSNPTGMLYSKAELEALGEVLKDTPIWVLSDEIYEKLVYKGEFVSCAAVSEEMKKRTVTINGLSKSVAMTGWRMGYAASKDKKLVKLMNNLQSQCTSNINSITQMASIVALEGLVDKEIETMRQAFEKRCNLAHVKINAIEGLSALKPDGAFYLFIHIGSLCGGDSMRFCHELLEKEGVALVPGKAFGLEGYVRLSFACSEEQIEKGIERIARFVKSKG